In Stomoxys calcitrans chromosome 2, idStoCalc2.1, whole genome shotgun sequence, the following proteins share a genomic window:
- the LOC106095797 gene encoding uncharacterized protein LOC106095797: MDEKFQQILKIKPLQETVAAYRNSTADYYRKIVKRTCMAELKNLVNVEMTVEQVEPKLPSKELIPAIPSAAELSRTKVDSLLKECQFVEEGMRLLK; encoded by the exons ATgg ATGAAAAGTTCCAAcaaatcttaaaaattaaacCTTTGCAAGAAACAGTTGCCGCTTATCGTAACTCCACGGCGGATTATTATCGTAAAATAGTGAAAAGAACTTGTATGGCGGAATTAAAAAATCTGGTCAATGTGGAAATGACCGTTGAACAGGTGGAGCCTAAACTGCCCAGCAAGGAACTGATACCGGCAATACCTTCTGCAGCAGAGTTGAGTAGAACAAAG GTTGATTCACTTCTCAAGGAATGCCAATTTGTCGAAGAAGGCATGCGcttgttgaaataa
- the LOC106095796 gene encoding uncharacterized protein LOC106095796 isoform X2, whose product MDSTTNPLIYEFHSTTHLYEGIKEPNLRLEVHEYGSDAVQIKLVNKTFAKQKNEVGQHCVFFATTCCCYLWLHLNHSFRLVYMEVFLLLWLVPLLWRLLSIVESETFIYCYDFGMHLQVKKLLGKSNSFITSSNIHDFDFRYLLIIRTKGKLFQKKPIIPVFKIFKPTCDCLSLIYKSLNQVMLKEA is encoded by the exons ATGGATTCAACAACTAATCCCTTAATTTATGAATTTCATTCCACTACACATTTGTACGAAGGCATTAAGGAGCCTAATCTGCGCCTGGAAGTACATGAATATGGTTCGGATGCTGTACAAATAAAGCTGGTCAATAAAACCTTTGCAAAACAGAAAAATGAAGTGGGCCAACACTGTGTATTCTTTGCAACAACATGCTGCTGTTACCTATGGTTGCATCTAAATCATTCCTTTCGTCTTGTATATATGGAAGTATTTCTGTTGCTGTGGTTGGTGCCACTCCTATGGCGTTTGCTCTCCATTGTAGAATCAG AAACTTTTATATATTGTTATGACTTTGGCATGCATTTACAAGTCAAGAAGCTACTGGGCAAAAGCAACTCATTTATTACCTCATCAAATATCCATGAC TTTGATTTTCGTTATCTGTTAATTATAAGAACTAAGGGCaaactttttcaaaagaaaCCAATAATTCCCGTGTTCaag ATTTTTAAACCAACTTGTGACTGTCTAAGCCTAATTTACAAAAGTCTTAACCAAGTTATGCTTAAAGAAGCTTGA
- the LOC106095796 gene encoding phosphatidylinositol N-acetylglucosaminyltransferase subunit H isoform X1 — protein sequence MDSTTNPLIYEFHSTTHLYEGIKEPNLRLEVHEYGSDAVQIKLVNKTFAKQKNEVGQHCVFFATTCCCYLWLHLNHSFRLVYMEVFLLLWLVPLLWRLLSIVESETFIYCYDFGMHLQVKKLLGKSNSFITSSNIHDVRINEVVENFDFRYLLIIRTKGKLFQKKPIIPVFKIFKPTCDCLSLIYKSLNQVMLKEA from the exons ATGGATTCAACAACTAATCCCTTAATTTATGAATTTCATTCCACTACACATTTGTACGAAGGCATTAAGGAGCCTAATCTGCGCCTGGAAGTACATGAATATGGTTCGGATGCTGTACAAATAAAGCTGGTCAATAAAACCTTTGCAAAACAGAAAAATGAAGTGGGCCAACACTGTGTATTCTTTGCAACAACATGCTGCTGTTACCTATGGTTGCATCTAAATCATTCCTTTCGTCTTGTATATATGGAAGTATTTCTGTTGCTGTGGTTGGTGCCACTCCTATGGCGTTTGCTCTCCATTGTAGAATCAG AAACTTTTATATATTGTTATGACTTTGGCATGCATTTACAAGTCAAGAAGCTACTGGGCAAAAGCAACTCATTTATTACCTCATCAAATATCCATGACGTACGTATTAATGAAGTGGTAGAGAAT TTTGATTTTCGTTATCTGTTAATTATAAGAACTAAGGGCaaactttttcaaaagaaaCCAATAATTCCCGTGTTCaag ATTTTTAAACCAACTTGTGACTGTCTAAGCCTAATTTACAAAAGTCTTAACCAAGTTATGCTTAAAGAAGCTTGA